One Deinococcus gobiensis I-0 genomic window, TCGACCAGACCATCTATCCAGTCGCGGTCGACGGCGCGCCCTTGCCTGCGCCAGTACAGGTCCACGGCCTATCCCTCATTCCGGCCCACGTCGATCTCGCCTCGGCCGAGGCGCAGATGCTTGGGCAGGTCGGCTCCATCCTGTTCCTGAAGCAGGCGCTCACCGCCGTAGCCGACCAGTACGACGTGGTCCTGATCGACAGTCCACCCAGCCTTGGGCAACTCGCCACGCTGGGTGCCCTGGCCGCCGACCGCCTGATCGTGCCGATGCCTACCCGCCAAAAAGGCCTAGATGCCCTACCCGGCCTGAACCGTGCGATGGGGATGTACCATCGGCTACGGCCTGAGCTGAGGGTGGCCCTCTACGTGCCTACCATGCACGACGCCCGGCGCCTACACGACCGTGAGGTTCTGGAACAGCTGCGTGGCTACCTCAACCCAATGTCCGAGCCGGTCCCCCAGCGGGAGGCAGTGTGGCTGGACAGCACTACAGCCGGGCAGCCTGTAGGGGTCTACGCCCCACGCAGCCCAGTGCACGCCGACGTGATCCGACTGACCAGCGCGATCGCCCAGGCGGCCGGCCTACGTTACGAGGGACCCGCATGACCCGTAAGCGTCCCACCAACCCACGCGGCGACATCGACGCCCTTCTCGGCGCCTCCGCCCAGCTGGCCCGCGCTCCCCAGACCACTCAGACCCTCGCTGTGACAGCGCTGCGTCCCGGCGCCCATCAGCCCCGCCGACTGTTCGACGAGGTGGGTCTCGCCGACCTGGCCCGCAGCATCGCCGAGCAGGGGATACTCCAGCCCCTCCTGGTCCGTCCAGTGGGGGAGGGGCACGAGATCGTGGCTGGGGAGCGCCGCTGGCGGGCCGCGCAGCTCGCCGGCTTGCACGAGGTGCCTGTGATCATCCGTGACCTGACCGACCGTGAGGCGCAGGCCGCTGCCCTGGTGGAGAACCTTCAGCGCGAGAACCTGAACATCATCGACGAGGTGGACGGCAAGCTCGACCTGATCGGCCTGGCTCTGGGCCTGTCACGCGAAGACGCCCGCGCCCGCCTGATCCAGTTGCTCAAGGAAGAACCGGGGACCGACCACGCGGCGCTCGACACCCTGTTCGGACCGCTCCGGGAAACCTGGGCCTCGTTTGCCAAGAATAAGGTCCGCATCCTGAACTGGCCCCCGGCCGTGGTTGAGGCGATGCGTCAGGGACTGCCCTATACCCACGCAGCTGTGATCGTCTCAGCGCCAGAGGAGCAGCATGCCCGCCTGATCGCACTGGCCGCCGAGGGCAAATCGCGCTCGGAACTGCGCGAGGAGGTCGAGCGACTCAAGGTGGCCATGCCTAAAGGGAAGGTACCGATGCACCGCGCTCTACAGGTGGGCAAGAGCCTGGGCAGCCGCCGTCTTTTGGCGCGACTCGACCCAGCCGACCTTAAGGCCCTCGACCGCTGGCTGGACAAGATGCCGCCTGGTGTCCGCGCCATTCTCGAAAGCGAAAGCGCCGAGTGAAACCGCCGCCTTCCGGGGCGGTCTTCCTTGTCACCTGCCGTTCCCATAACCGATGAGCCTACCCACCTCCAGCCCTACGAGTCGCAAGAGGCGACTAAGGTCGGAGGTCCATAGGGACCTGAGTCCACCGGTGCAGCAGCTTCTTTGGTCGATACCGCTAAAGAAGCCAACTTCATACAGTGGCAGCACACCAAGGAGGTCTCTATGAAACGCAACATCATGCTGTCCATGACAGTTCTCGCTGCGCTGCTGACCCTTACGCCTGCCTTCGCCCGCGAGCAGTCATCTGATCGCCAGGGTACACGCCACCGCGCCACGGTCACCCGAGCGTCGGCAGCGCACGCAGGAGAAGTTCGCGGAAACCGGCATCAGGAACCTGGAGATGATCAGGGCAGACGTGCTGAGTCTGGTGATGACCATGGGCACCGTGGTGGTGGACGCCGCTAACCAGCCCTACGGTTGAAGACGGCTCACGTGTTCGCTGAGAAAAGCGGATGAGCGCATGCCATGGAGGTTTCAGATGCACCGACAGGTGAAGAACGGGCTGACAGGATTCATGCTATTGACTGGAAGTGTAATCGCGGGGACATGGAGCGCGTCTGCGGCCGCTCAAAGTGGCACGACTCCTCAAGTGCAGACAGTCCAGGTCAAATTGAAAGAGTGGAGTTTGGGGATGCAGACAGCGACGATCAAAGCCGCCACTGCGAGGTTCGAAGTCGAGAATGACGGTCAGTATCCCCACGCCTTCAAGCTCGAGGGGAAACTGGGGAACCAGAGCTTCGAGCTCGCGACACCGGTGCTGCGGGCCGGAGAGAAAAGTGTCCTGATCGTCAAGCTTCCACCCGGAACATATGAAGCGGATTGTCCTGTGGGAGACCATGAGATGCGGGGAATGAAAAACACCGTGACCTTCCAAAAACCATAGAATACTCAAAAAGGAGTGGTCTATGAGGCTCGTGATTTCAGTCGCCGCGATAATTGCGGCGACTGAAATCACGAGTCTGTTGGAAAGTGTCTAAAGAATTAAGGTAGGTCTACATTTAGCAAAATGACAGCGTAGTGTTGGTACTCAGAGCATCTGTATTGTTCCCCTCCTCAGTATTCACAATCGTTCCAGCCAAGCATGTCCAGGCTGGGTACGGGACAGCGTCTCCTTCAGCCACTGTCTCGCCTCTGCGCCCAGGCTCAGCCGTACCCGTTCGAAATCTGCCTGATCCTTCCCCCGTATCTCACGGTCTGCCACTCCTGCCTTGAACAGCAGTACCACCTCGGGCGCCAGATACGGCCAGCCCTGGCGACTCCACAGGCGGGCCCGACTCAGGGGCAGGGTGACCTGGGGATCACGCCGGTAGCGCCAGGTTTCTCCGCTCAGGTCGCTCAGCAGCAGATCCAGCAACAACACGCCCTGAAGTTCAGTGTGACGGGCATGGATCTGGTGATGTGGGGGCTGCAGGTGCCCCGTGTAGGCCTGATAGCGCCCGTCTACAGGCACATCCAAGCGCCACCCCTTCAGCAGGGGGATGATTTCCCCCTGAGCTGACCAGTCCAGGAGGACATCGAGATCATCGTGCGGCCGTGCCACCCGGTCCAGATGCAGGTCAAGCGCCATCCCCGCCGCGAACATCCAGGGCGTGGTCAAGGCCGAGAAGGTGGCCGCCACGTCCTCAAATGGCTGCAGGCCAATAGTCCGTTCGTAGTGACGGAGCGCGGCAGGCAGGAGCGTTTCATCTGCGTAGATGCGCCCACCACGTTCGAAAACCTGACGGTAGGCCGGCGCGGCCGCAGGGTCCTCCCAGAGCCACGTCGA contains:
- a CDS encoding ParA family protein — encoded protein: MITLTVFNHAGGAGKTSLARDVGYELAHGGQRVLLIDLDPQANLTGWLGVGGIEIDQTIYPVAVDGAPLPAPVQVHGLSLIPAHVDLASAEAQMLGQVGSILFLKQALTAVADQYDVVLIDSPPSLGQLATLGALAADRLIVPMPTRQKGLDALPGLNRAMGMYHRLRPELRVALYVPTMHDARRLHDREVLEQLRGYLNPMSEPVPQREAVWLDSTTAGQPVGVYAPRSPVHADVIRLTSAIAQAAGLRYEGPA
- a CDS encoding ParB/RepB/Spo0J family partition protein translates to MTRKRPTNPRGDIDALLGASAQLARAPQTTQTLAVTALRPGAHQPRRLFDEVGLADLARSIAEQGILQPLLVRPVGEGHEIVAGERRWRAAQLAGLHEVPVIIRDLTDREAQAAALVENLQRENLNIIDEVDGKLDLIGLALGLSREDARARLIQLLKEEPGTDHAALDTLFGPLRETWASFAKNKVRILNWPPAVVEAMRQGLPYTHAAVIVSAPEEQHARLIALAAEGKSRSELREEVERLKVAMPKGKVPMHRALQVGKSLGSRRLLARLDPADLKALDRWLDKMPPGVRAILESESAE
- a CDS encoding cupredoxin domain-containing protein; protein product: MHRQVKNGLTGFMLLTGSVIAGTWSASAAAQSGTTPQVQTVQVKLKEWSLGMQTATIKAATARFEVENDGQYPHAFKLEGKLGNQSFELATPVLRAGEKSVLIVKLPPGTYEADCPVGDHEMRGMKNTVTFQKP